A window of the Hordeum vulgare subsp. vulgare chromosome 5H, MorexV3_pseudomolecules_assembly, whole genome shotgun sequence genome harbors these coding sequences:
- the LOC123397888 gene encoding tRNA-uridine aminocarboxypropyltransferase 2: protein MDLDFPLSSASDDDAGDTPTPPGRAICHAGCGRPSRVCLCPHMPHTPLHTSTTVVVLHHPHALHRNPLSTLPLLARCLANLHLLPGRRLRPSSTQLIPPPSPNPVLLLFPSPAASDLTSWCRSTPPSVRSNPILLLLDGTWKQAKEMHAASLPFISSFAIPVSLPVDSGVDGDSMFESELVVKKEPHKGCLSTMEAVARALRLLEPEGSGAQIEEPMIRVLRAMVAFQSDHLQHRTMKPRVKLRKKKDIKREQEMKRNA, encoded by the coding sequence ATGGACTTGGACTTCCCACTCTCCTCCGCCTCCGACGACGATGCCGGCGACACACCCACACCACCCGGCCGCGCCATCTGCCACGCCGGCTGCGGCCGCCCGTCCCGCGTCTGCCTCTGCCCGCACATGCCCCACACCCCGCTCCACACATCCACCACCGTCGTCGTCCTCCACCACCCCCACGCCCTCCACCGCAACCCGCTCTCCACCCTCCCCCTCCTCGCCCGCTGCCTCGccaacctccacctcctccccggaCGCCGcctccgcccctcctccacccaactcatcccccctccctccccgaatcccgtcctcctcctcttcccctcaCCCGCCGCCTCCGACCTCACCTCCTGGTGCCGCTCCACGCCTCCCTCCGTCCGCTCcaaccccatcctcctcctcctcgatggcACCTGGAAGCAGGCCAAGGAGATGCACGCCGCCAGCCTCCCGTTCATCTCCTCGTTCGCCATCCCCGTCTCCCTGCCCGTAGATAGCGGCGTGGACGGGGACAGCATGTTCGAGTCGGAGCTCGTGGTGAAGAAGGAGCCGCATAAGGGGTGCCTGAGCACGATGGAGGCAGTCGCAAGGGCGCTGCGGCTGCTTGAGCCGGAGGGAAGCGGTGCGCAGATCGAGGAGCCGATGATCAGGGTTCTCAGGGCGATGGTGGCCTTCCAGTCCGATCATCTGCAGCACCGTACCATGAAGCCGAGAGTGAAGctgaggaagaagaaagatatcAAGAGGGAGCAGGAGATGAAGAGGAATGCCTGA